In the Victivallis sp. Marseille-Q1083 genome, one interval contains:
- a CDS encoding type II secretion system protein, translating into MKRRKNFTLIELLVVIAIIAILASMLLPALARAKASAQNIKCVSNLKQLGLCNSLYQNDNDDWIMSPTIPLDGRFWASYFWTLPDYGFSWQSAVCPAAAGKAGAWKDVQENNEGSYGINYTSFGSISHYVNSGDWWYRPNKASAFETFGKTSDVMYAGDSYPQSEGIAQGMDNWQTPELLYADAGCWPADKGVYCNTYAVVARHNGRANKVALDGHVESVKSADLLSWEKHWSPMLSANGLYVATGVYCPTK; encoded by the coding sequence ATGAAAAGGCGAAAAAATTTTACACTGATTGAATTGCTCGTCGTTATCGCGATCATTGCCATTCTTGCCAGCATGCTGCTGCCGGCGCTGGCCAGGGCGAAAGCATCGGCGCAGAACATCAAATGCGTATCGAATTTAAAACAGCTCGGATTGTGCAATTCCCTCTATCAGAATGACAACGATGATTGGATCATGAGTCCGACCATCCCGCTCGACGGCCGGTTCTGGGCGAGCTATTTCTGGACGCTGCCGGATTACGGTTTTTCCTGGCAGTCGGCGGTTTGTCCGGCCGCGGCCGGCAAGGCCGGCGCGTGGAAGGATGTCCAGGAGAACAATGAAGGCAGCTACGGAATCAACTACACCAGCTTCGGCAGCATCAGCCATTATGTCAATTCCGGCGATTGGTGGTATCGGCCGAACAAGGCTTCCGCCTTTGAAACGTTCGGCAAAACTTCGGATGTGATGTATGCCGGCGACAGTTATCCGCAGAGTGAAGGCATCGCGCAGGGGATGGACAATTGGCAAACGCCGGAACTGCTGTACGCCGATGCCGGCTGCTGGCCGGCGGACAAAGGCGTCTATTGCAATACCTATGCCGTCGTCGCCCGTCACAACGGCCGGGCCAACAAGGTGGCGCTGGACGGCCACGTCGAATCGGTGAAGTCGGCCGACCTGCTGTCCTGGGAAAAACATTGGAGTCCGATGCTCAGCGCCAATGGACTTTATGTCGCCACCGGCGTATATTGTCCGACGAAATGA
- a CDS encoding glycoside hydrolase family 127 protein: MIYRNCSIKEVQLRDGYLKPRQDSCRTVTVPSSLEKCRTTGRIDALKLDWREPMENKPHIFWDSDVAKVLEGVAYLLGQQPDEALAAEFDEIVGRLTAAQQPDGYLNSYFTTVEPDKRWTNLHEAHELYCAGHLLEAAVAAKEMLGRQDFLDTMCRYMDYIATVFGPGEGQKRGYPGHEEIELALVRLYELTGRKKYLDLAAYFIDERGREPQFFRSEGVRPDYLKYYQADQPVREQREAEGHAVRAVYLYTGMAKVAGHTGDRELLESCRRLFDDIVNRKMYITGGIGSSFVGEAFTVAYDLTNSSLMYAESCASIGLVYFADELLKLTGDGRYADVMERALFNGALAGISLSGDRFFYTNYLEVSDNTVCYNSGSKTRQKWFDCSCCPTNFCRFIPEASGYLWCVGGDRVMLNLPLAHRASLQTPQGALQFEVAGNYPYDGKIRIEIGTAGDYTLALRVPGWCRRAAFRLNGQSLTPVVELGYAGIRRHWQAGDIVEYELEMKVEVLRCHRKVTCNAGRIALQYGPLVYCLEGVDNGPGVAELLIDTAFPFALAAAPGLPAGTLMITGRAWREIPAAENVDQLYFSEPNRLEETVFKAIPYALWQNRGETDMIVWVREKQR; encoded by the coding sequence ATGATTTACCGCAACTGTTCGATCAAGGAAGTGCAACTGCGGGACGGTTATCTGAAGCCACGACAGGACAGTTGCCGGACGGTGACCGTGCCTTCTTCGCTGGAGAAATGCCGGACCACCGGCCGGATCGATGCATTGAAACTCGACTGGCGGGAGCCGATGGAGAACAAGCCGCACATTTTCTGGGATTCGGATGTCGCCAAAGTGCTGGAAGGGGTGGCCTATCTGCTCGGACAGCAGCCGGATGAAGCATTGGCCGCCGAATTCGACGAGATCGTCGGACGGCTGACGGCGGCGCAGCAGCCGGACGGTTATCTGAACAGTTATTTCACGACGGTGGAGCCGGACAAACGCTGGACCAACCTCCATGAAGCCCACGAACTGTACTGCGCCGGCCATCTGCTGGAAGCGGCGGTGGCGGCCAAGGAGATGCTCGGCCGTCAGGATTTTCTCGACACGATGTGCCGTTATATGGACTATATTGCGACGGTGTTCGGCCCGGGCGAGGGACAGAAGCGCGGTTATCCGGGACACGAGGAAATCGAATTGGCGCTGGTGCGGCTGTATGAGCTTACCGGGCGAAAAAAATATCTGGACCTGGCGGCTTATTTCATCGATGAGCGCGGCCGGGAACCGCAATTTTTCCGGTCGGAAGGAGTCCGGCCCGATTACTTGAAATATTATCAGGCCGACCAGCCGGTGCGCGAGCAGCGGGAGGCGGAAGGCCACGCGGTCCGGGCGGTCTACCTTTATACCGGCATGGCCAAAGTGGCCGGCCATACCGGCGACCGGGAACTGCTGGAAAGCTGCCGGCGGCTGTTCGACGATATCGTCAACCGCAAGATGTACATCACCGGCGGCATCGGCTCCAGTTTCGTCGGCGAAGCCTTCACGGTCGCCTACGATTTGACCAACAGTTCGCTGATGTACGCGGAGAGCTGCGCGTCGATCGGTCTGGTTTATTTCGCCGATGAACTGTTGAAGCTGACCGGCGACGGCCGCTACGCCGATGTGATGGAACGGGCGCTGTTCAACGGCGCGCTGGCCGGCATCAGCCTCTCCGGCGATCGTTTCTTTTACACGAATTACCTGGAAGTATCCGACAATACGGTCTGTTACAATTCCGGCAGCAAAACCCGTCAGAAATGGTTCGACTGTTCCTGCTGTCCAACCAACTTCTGCCGTTTCATTCCGGAGGCGTCCGGTTACCTCTGGTGCGTCGGCGGGGACAGGGTGATGCTCAACCTTCCGCTGGCGCACCGGGCGTCGCTGCAAACGCCGCAAGGGGCGCTGCAATTCGAAGTGGCGGGAAATTACCCCTATGATGGAAAAATCCGGATCGAGATCGGCACCGCCGGCGATTATACGCTGGCCCTGCGGGTGCCCGGCTGGTGCCGCCGGGCGGCGTTCCGCCTGAACGGTCAATCTCTGACGCCGGTAGTCGAACTCGGCTACGCCGGGATCAGGCGGCACTGGCAGGCCGGCGATATCGTTGAATATGAGTTGGAAATGAAAGTGGAAGTTCTGCGGTGCCACCGCAAGGTTACCTGCAATGCCGGCCGGATTGCGCTGCAGTACGGACCGCTGGTATATTGTCTGGAAGGCGTCGACAACGGTCCGGGCGTCGCCGAACTGCTGATCGATACCGCTTTCCCGTTTGCACTGGCCGCCGCCCCCGGATTGCCGGCGGGAACGTTGATGATCACCGGCCGGGCCTGGCGGGAAATTCCGGCGGCGGAAAACGTCGACCAGCTTTATTTCTCCGAGCCGAACCGGCTGGAGGAAACCGTGTTCAAGGCAATTCCATATGCGCTGTGGCAAAATCGCGGGGAGACGGATATGATCGTCTGGGTCCGGGAAAAGCAGCGATAA